The sequence below is a genomic window from Tistrella bauzanensis.
CAGGCCGGCATCACCACCGACGTCTTCCGGTCGATGCGGACCCTGGTCGGGCGGATGCCGGGCGGATTGGCCATGGCCTGCATCTGCGGTTGCGGCGGCTTCTCGGCGCTGTCGGGCTCCAGCCTCGCCTGCGCCGCCGCGATGGGGCGGATCTCGGTGCCCGAGATGATGGCGCATGGTTATGACCGCCGGCTCGCCACCGGCACCGTCGCGGTGGGCGGCACGGTGGGATCGATGATCCCGCCCAGCATCCCGTTTCTGCTGTTCGCCATTCTGGCCGAGGTGTCGGTCAGCAAGCTGCTGCTGGCCGGAATCCTGCCCGGGCTGCTGACGCTGCTCGGCTATTTCATCACGGTTCAGATCTGGGTGAGGCTGCGCCCAGAGGCCGCACCCCGGCGGGCGGAGCGGGTGACCGCCGCTGAAAAACTGCGGGCCGTCATCGGTCTGTGGCCCGCGACGCTGCTGTTCGCGATCATCGCGGTCGGGGTCTTCACCGGCCTGTTCAGCACGATCCAGGCCGCGGCGGTCAGCGTGCTGGTCGCCACCCTGATCGGCGTGGCGCGGCGCAGGATCAATCTCGCCTCGCTGGCCGGTGCGGTCAGAGAGGCGGCGCTGCAATCGGCGCTGCTGTTCGTGATGGCCTTCGGCGCCAAGGTGATGATCTCGCTGGTGGCCAGTTCCAACCTCACGGCCGATCTGTTGAGCCTGACCGCCGCCGCCGATCTGGGCCGCTGGGAAACCATGCTGGCGATCGTCGCGCTGCTGACCGTCATGGGCATGTTCCTGGATCCAACCGGCATTCTTCTGCTGCTGGTGCCGGTCACCCTGCCGATCGTCGAGGAACTTGGCTTCGACATCATCTGGTATGCGGTCATCTTCGTGAAGATGCTGGAGATCGGACTGGTCACCCCGCCGCTGGGCCTGAACGCCTTCATGGTCAAGGCGGCGATCCCGCGGGAATACGATGTGCCGCTGCGCGATGTCTTCGCCGGCATCGCGCCCTTTCTGGTGCTGGAGGTGGTCGTGGTCGCGCTGCTGATGGCCTTCCCGATCATCTCGCTGCTGATCCCCAGCCTGATGTAGCGGGGCTACACCTCCGGCCCCCCTTCCAACCCCTGTTCCGGCCTCTGTTCCGGCCCCTGCGGTTCCGCCGGCGGCCGGGCCAGGGCCAGCAGGGCCGCCATCGCCATCCGGTTCATGTCGCCCGGGCTCTGCCGGCAGCCGGCGGCCGTGACCGTGAAGTCGCGGAACAGGGTCCAGCCCAGGCTGAAGGCGGTCACCATGGCGGCGGCGGCGCGTGCGGCATCGTCATCGGCGGGGCCGCCGCTGCGGATGATGTCGGCCAGGTCCGCCGTGCCGCCGGCCGGCCGGGTGAAATCTTCGGTCGCGCGCCGTTCCAGAATCAGGAAGGCCATCATCCGCGCGAAGCCCGGACGGTCCTGCTGCACCGCCTGAAGCACCGGGATCGCCTCGTCGATGGTGCCGGCGGAGCGGAGCGCGGTCTTGAATGCCGCCATATGCCGGTCGAGCACCGCGTCGAGCAGGGCCTCCTTCGATCCGAAATGCCGATGCACCAGGCCATGATTGACCTCGGCCCGCGCGGCGATCTCGCGCACCGTCACCGCATTCGGCCCCTTCTCAGCGAACAGCGCATCCGCCGCCCGCACCAGCGCGTCACGGGTTTCTTCCCTGCCCTGCGGTCTGTGGCCCGCCATGGTCGCTCCTCTGTTTGCCGCTCCGGTGCCGGTGGCCGGCCCCCGGCGCAACAAACTGTTTACGCCATGTAGTCCACCGACTACAACTATAACGGACTGTAGTCGATTGACTACAGTCCGCCGCATGAGAACCTGCCGCATGAGAACCAGCCGCATGAGAACAAGAACGGGAGGACATGATGCCCGATTTCGGTTTTGCCACCCCCTCGACCGCCGCCGCGGTCGCCGATCTGCCCTGGGCGCCGCTGCTGGTGCCCAAAGAGGCTATCGAGCGCGAGGTCGACCGTCTGCTGGATGAGACGCCGGTCGCCGGCTTGCGCGCCGCCAGCGTGGTGCATCCGCGCGCGACCGACGGCATCCCCAGCCTGACGCCGGTCACCGAGGTCACCATCCACGTGCTCAAGCCCGGCGAGCGCACCCCGCCGCGACGGGGCAACCACGCCCTGCTGGAGACCACCATCTCAGGCGAAGGGACCGTGCATGTGGGCACGGCATTCCGGGTCGAGCGGCACGACGTCTGGACCGTGCCGCCGATGCAGGTCTGCAGCCATCACAACACCGGCCG
It includes:
- a CDS encoding TRAP transporter large permease — translated: MTPSLLTGAAFGLSMLLVAIRVPIAYALLIGAIAGLIGIYGYDPGIGLDLAAAIRPVTSILADVPFRFVHSYELSTIPLYILLGVVAHQAGITTDVFRSMRTLVGRMPGGLAMACICGCGGFSALSGSSLACAAAMGRISVPEMMAHGYDRRLATGTVAVGGTVGSMIPPSIPFLLFAILAEVSVSKLLLAGILPGLLTLLGYFITVQIWVRLRPEAAPRRAERVTAAEKLRAVIGLWPATLLFAIIAVGVFTGLFSTIQAAAVSVLVATLIGVARRRINLASLAGAVREAALQSALLFVMAFGAKVMISLVASSNLTADLLSLTAAADLGRWETMLAIVALLTVMGMFLDPTGILLLLVPVTLPIVEELGFDIIWYAVIFVKMLEIGLVTPPLGLNAFMVKAAIPREYDVPLRDVFAGIAPFLVLEVVVVALLMAFPIISLLIPSLM
- a CDS encoding TetR/AcrR family transcriptional regulator — its product is MAGHRPQGREETRDALVRAADALFAEKGPNAVTVREIAARAEVNHGLVHRHFGSKEALLDAVLDRHMAAFKTALRSAGTIDEAIPVLQAVQQDRPGFARMMAFLILERRATEDFTRPAGGTADLADIIRSGGPADDDAARAAAAMVTAFSLGWTLFRDFTVTAAGCRQSPGDMNRMAMAALLALARPPAEPQGPEQRPEQGLEGGPEV